In Hyphomicrobium denitrificans 1NES1, the genomic stretch GCCGCCGATGGATGTGGTCTCGAAAGCGTAGGATGCGCTCGCGATGGCCATCGCTGCCGCGAATGCCGCGCTCGCGATAAGACGATGATTGCGCATTAGCTTCTCCCGCATGCGTGTACGCGCACTTTAAACCGGCCCATACGGGTCATTCGCGGACGCATGTTGGCGCAATCTCTCTTTTTTCCAAAGTGTTGCGCATCGGTTACTTCGCTGGTTCGGCATACATCTTCGGTATGCGGGCGAGAGAACGGCTCCGGCCTGTCAATCAGCGGCAATCGTGCTAAAGCCGCGGGACTCGAAAGTTTTATGGATCTCCCGCCGCCGATGTCTCCACCCGACCGTCTGCAACTCATTACGTCCGACGGGTTTCGCGATTATGCGCTTCTCGATTGTGGTGCGGGGCGAAAGCTGGAGCGCTTCGGTGCAGTCGTCGTCGACCGGCCCGAGCCGCAGGCCCTCTGGAATCCCAGGCTGCCGAAATCGGAATGGTCGAAGGCGCACGCCGTTTTTTCCGCGTCGGGCGAGGATGATGAAAAGGGAAAGTGGCGCGTCGACAAGCCGGTGCCGGACGCATGGCCTGTGAGAATACCTTTTTCTTCGGGTGCGCCGGAACTTGCCGGTTCACCCCACCCCCGACCCCTCCGCGTCAAGGGGAGGGGAAGTGAGGGAACCGCCGTCGCAGGAATTACGATGCTCTGCAAGCTTGCGGGGCTTTGGCATCTCGGACTGTTCCCGGAGCAATATCCGCATTGGCAGTGGATGCTCGAGCGGATCGCCGCGGTCAAAGGCGAGACGCCGCGCGTTCTCAATCTTTTCGGGTATACCGGCGCCGCATCATTGATCGCCGCGAAGGCTGGGGCCGACGTCACGCACGTCGATG encodes the following:
- a CDS encoding class I SAM-dependent methyltransferase encodes the protein MDLPPPMSPPDRLQLITSDGFRDYALLDCGAGRKLERFGAVVVDRPEPQALWNPRLPKSEWSKAHAVFSASGEDDEKGKWRVDKPVPDAWPVRIPFSSGAPELAGSPHPRPLRVKGRGSEGTAVAGITMLCKLAGLWHLGLFPEQYPHWQWMLERIAAVKGETPRVLNLFGYTGAASLIAAKAGADVTHVDASKKAIQWGKENQTASKLDAAKIRWLLDDAAKFVARDVRRGKTYHVILVDPPKFGRGPEGEVWDLFKNLPDLLGDLAKLLARKDAAMVLTVYAIRASALAFDQLMRDALNGKGGAFESGELAIRAQRASLVPTSLYVRWNGQP